One stretch of Burkholderia sp. DNA includes these proteins:
- the hpnA gene encoding hopanoid-associated sugar epimerase yields the protein MTGTQRDLILVTGASGFVGSAVARIAQARGYAVRVLVRASSPHTNLAELDAEIVTGDMRDEASMREALRGVRYLMHVAADYRLWAPDPLEIERANLEGALATMCAALAEGVERIVYTSSVATLKVTGSGTSTDETSPLTAEQAIGVYKRSKVLAERAVERMIAKDGLPAVIVNPSTPIGPRDVKPTPTGRLIVKAATGKIPAFVDTGLNLVHVDDVAQGHFLALEKGRIGDRYILGGENLPLQQMLADIAGMTNYKPPTIALLRGPLYPIAYGAEAIAKFTRREPFVTVDGLKMSKNKMYFTSEKAERELAYRARPYREGLRNALDWFRDAGYL from the coding sequence ATGACAGGCACACAACGCGATCTCATACTCGTCACCGGCGCGTCCGGCTTCGTCGGCTCCGCCGTCGCGCGCATCGCGCAGGCCCGAGGTTATGCTGTGCGCGTGCTGGTGCGCGCCTCAAGCCCGCACACTAACCTCGCCGAACTCGACGCGGAGATCGTTACCGGCGACATGCGCGACGAGGCCTCGATGCGCGAAGCACTGCGCGGGGTGCGCTACCTGATGCACGTGGCCGCCGACTACCGGCTGTGGGCACCCGACCCGCTCGAGATCGAGCGCGCCAACCTGGAGGGTGCGCTCGCAACCATGTGCGCCGCGTTGGCCGAGGGCGTCGAGCGCATTGTGTATACCAGCAGCGTAGCCACGCTCAAGGTGACTGGATCGGGTACCTCGACCGACGAGACTTCGCCGCTCACAGCGGAGCAGGCGATTGGCGTCTACAAGCGCAGCAAAGTGCTAGCCGAGCGCGCGGTAGAGCGGATGATCGCCAAGGACGGGCTACCGGCCGTGATCGTCAATCCGTCGACACCGATTGGCCCGCGCGACGTCAAACCGACGCCGACCGGGCGCCTCATCGTCAAGGCCGCCACCGGCAAGATCCCCGCTTTCGTCGATACCGGCCTGAACCTGGTCCATGTCGACGACGTCGCCCAGGGTCATTTCCTCGCGCTGGAAAAAGGCCGCATCGGCGATCGCTACATCCTCGGCGGCGAGAACCTACCCTTGCAGCAGATGCTAGCCGACATTGCGGGCATGACCAACTACAAGCCGCCCACTATCGCGCTGCTGCGCGGGCCGCTCTATCCGATCGCTTACGGGGCCGAGGCCATCGCCAAGTTCACCAGGCGCGAACCTTTCGTGACGGTAGATGGTCTAAAGATGTCAAAGAATAAGATGTACTTCACGTCGGAGAAGGCCGAACGTGAACTTGCTTACCGCGCTCGCCCGTATCGAGAAGGACTACGCAATGCGCTCGACTGGTTTCGCGATGCGGGCTACCTGTGA
- the rplI gene encoding 50S ribosomal protein L9: MQIILLEKVANLGNLGDIVTVKDGYARNFLIPNRKARRATKDAIAEFQVRRTVLEQVAAEKLAASQTVGAQLAGQSFEITQKSGVDGRLFGAVTSGDIAELLKKAGYDIEKARVRLPEGPLKRSGAHGVQVALHTDVVVDVTINVTGDHA, encoded by the coding sequence ATGCAAATCATTCTGTTGGAAAAAGTCGCGAACCTGGGCAACCTCGGCGATATCGTCACGGTCAAGGATGGCTACGCACGCAACTTCCTGATCCCGAATCGCAAGGCTCGCCGCGCGACTAAGGACGCGATCGCTGAGTTCCAAGTCCGCCGCACGGTGCTCGAGCAGGTCGCCGCAGAGAAGCTAGCCGCCTCGCAGACAGTCGGAGCGCAGCTGGCTGGCCAGTCGTTCGAGATCACGCAGAAGTCTGGCGTCGATGGTCGTCTGTTCGGCGCGGTGACGAGCGGCGACATCGCCGAACTGCTGAAGAAGGCAGGCTACGACATCGAGAAAGCGCGAGTGCGTCTTCCTGAAGGCCCGCTGAAGAGGAGCGGCGCGCACGGCGTGCAAGTCGCGCTGCATACGGATGTCGTCGTCGATGTCACGATCAACGTGACCGGCGACCACGCATAA
- the rpsF gene encoding 30S ribosomal protein S6 → MRHYEIVFIVHLDQSEQVPAMIERYKSTITTRGGQIHRVEDWGRRQLSYMIEKLAKAHYVCLNIECDQTTLDELEHAFKFNDAVLRHLIVKMKKAETGPSPMMKEVQREEAKKAVAAQANEAQA, encoded by the coding sequence ATGCGTCATTACGAAATCGTCTTTATCGTGCACCTCGATCAGAGCGAGCAAGTGCCCGCCATGATCGAGCGTTACAAGTCCACGATCACTACGCGTGGCGGTCAGATCCATCGCGTCGAGGACTGGGGCCGTCGTCAACTGAGCTACATGATCGAAAAACTCGCCAAGGCTCACTACGTTTGCCTGAACATCGAGTGCGACCAGACTACGCTTGACGAACTCGAACACGCGTTCAAGTTTAATGATGCAGTATTGCGTCACCTCATCGTTAAGATGAAGAAGGCCGAAACCGGCCCGTCGCCGATGATGAAAGAAGTGCAGCGTGAAGAAGCCAAGAAGGCGGTCGCCGCCCAGGCGAACGAAGCGCAAGCTTAA
- a CDS encoding IS5 family transposase: MRKDIHKTGKPKIRYRVRNWAAYNAGLINRGNVTIWIDEAVLARMPDAIPTRGRPCVYGDTLIQALLGVKTVYRLTLRALQGFTQSLRDLAFPSWPVPNYTTLCRRAKTLDVELPILRDNEPIHLVVDSTGLKVYGEGEWKVRQHGYSKRRTWRKVHLALNANTGQVHAALMTNQNVADGDALAKLLDQIPREEQIDVIGGDGAYDTKPCHAAIAARGAIPSIPPREGAAHWPADMPGAAWRNGAVDAIARDGRREWKQHSGYHRRSLAENAMYRFKTLTGHCLWARHIAAQATEVAIRVGVINRMADLARPQSVRIA, from the coding sequence ATGCGCAAGGACATACACAAGACAGGTAAGCCGAAGATACGCTACCGTGTCAGGAATTGGGCGGCCTATAATGCAGGTCTGATCAACCGGGGGAACGTAACAATATGGATAGATGAAGCCGTCCTTGCCAGAATGCCCGATGCCATACCCACACGTGGTCGCCCGTGTGTATACGGCGATACGCTGATTCAGGCATTACTTGGCGTGAAGACCGTCTATCGACTGACCTTGCGCGCCCTGCAAGGTTTCACCCAAAGTCTGCGCGATTTGGCCTTCCCGAGCTGGCCGGTGCCGAATTACACCACGCTCTGTCGCCGGGCAAAAACGCTTGATGTCGAACTGCCGATCCTTCGTGACAATGAACCGATCCATCTGGTTGTCGACAGCACCGGTCTGAAGGTCTATGGAGAAGGTGAATGGAAGGTGCGCCAGCACGGCTACTCGAAGCGGCGCACGTGGCGTAAAGTCCATCTCGCGCTCAACGCGAATACAGGTCAAGTGCATGCCGCGCTAATGACGAATCAGAATGTGGCTGACGGTGACGCTCTGGCCAAGTTGCTCGACCAGATTCCACGCGAAGAACAAATCGATGTCATTGGCGGTGACGGTGCCTACGACACCAAGCCATGCCATGCGGCCATTGCTGCACGCGGTGCTATTCCTTCGATTCCGCCACGCGAGGGTGCCGCTCATTGGCCAGCGGATATGCCCGGTGCGGCGTGGCGTAATGGCGCGGTTGATGCAATTGCCCGTGACGGTCGTCGAGAATGGAAGCAACACAGTGGCTACCACCGGCGATCGCTTGCCGAGAATGCGATGTATCGGTTCAAGACCCTCACCGGCCACTGTCTCTGGGCGCGTCACATCGCCGCGCAGGCGACCGAGGTCGCCATTCGCGTCGGCGTCATCAACCGCATGGCGGACCTCGCTCGTCCGCAATCCGTTCGTATCGCCTGA
- the priB gene encoding primosomal replication protein N, whose amino-acid sequence MNRLQLTASVVEREALRYTSAGVPIASCTLQHRTEVVEAGILRQVELTIEAMAVGEASGKLEACEMGVETRFTGFLAKKSRKARTLVFHITALQDIEKA is encoded by the coding sequence GTGAACAGACTGCAACTGACCGCAAGCGTCGTCGAGCGAGAGGCGCTGCGCTACACCTCCGCCGGCGTTCCGATCGCGAGCTGCACGCTGCAACACCGCACGGAGGTCGTCGAAGCAGGCATCCTCCGACAGGTCGAACTGACGATCGAGGCGATGGCAGTCGGCGAGGCTAGCGGCAAGCTGGAAGCCTGTGAGATGGGCGTTGAGACGCGCTTTACTGGTTTTCTAGCGAAAAAGAGTCGCAAGGCGCGAACCCTGGTGTTTCATATCACTGCATTGCAAGACATAGAAAAGGCCTGA
- the rpsR gene encoding 30S ribosomal protein S18, which yields MPRPTSKKFDKRRHQQNPLFKRNKFCRFTAACVEQIDYKDTEMLKDFIGENGKITPARLTGTKAHYQRQLDTAIKRARFLALLPYTDQHQA from the coding sequence ATGCCCCGTCCCACTAGCAAGAAATTCGACAAGCGTCGTCATCAACAAAACCCGCTCTTCAAGCGCAACAAGTTTTGCCGCTTCACAGCAGCCTGCGTCGAGCAGATCGACTACAAGGACACGGAAATGCTGAAGGACTTCATCGGTGAAAACGGCAAGATCACGCCGGCGCGTCTGACGGGTACTAAGGCGCACTACCAGCGCCAGCTCGACACGGCAATCAAGCGTGCGCGTTTCCTCGCACTGCTGCCATACACGGACCAGCATCAGGCCTAA